The following coding sequences lie in one Bradyrhizobium sp. G127 genomic window:
- a CDS encoding PAS domain-containing methyl-accepting chemotaxis protein, translating to MFQFRKNAIDETSLAAAISRSQAVIEFEMDGTVITANENFLKTLGYALDEIQGKSHSMFVEPALRDSAEYREFWASLNRGQYQAAEYKRIGKGGKEIWIQASYNPVLDKTGKPFKVVKFATDITNRKTKSLEDAGQIAAISRAQAVISFNLDGTILTANENFLKVMGYSLEEIQGKSHSMFVEPALRDSAEYRDFWANLNRGQYQAAEYKRIGKGGKEIWILASYNPILDEKGKPFRVVKFATDVTAQKLKTADLAGQIAAIEKSQAVIEFNMDGTVIGANENFLKAVGYSLGEIVGKHHRMFVDPSESEGAPYRDFWASLNRGEYQAAEYKRIGKGGREIWIQASYNPILDLNGKPFKVVKYATDTTAQVLVRIGNERVRSMMESVASGAEELNSSVREISAAMTKSRETATMAVDRVEAADTQAQRLNDAAQSMSGIVELIGNITGQINLLALNATIESARAGEAGRGFAVVASEVKNLASQAKQATDKIGQEIDSLNNISGDVVGALESIKQAIQNVSEYVTSTAAAVEEQSVVTNEMSSSMQRAAAEAAAISQRQAA from the coding sequence ATGTTTCAATTTCGCAAGAATGCAATCGACGAGACTTCTCTTGCTGCCGCGATTAGCCGATCTCAAGCCGTCATCGAATTTGAAATGGACGGGACCGTCATCACCGCCAACGAAAACTTCCTGAAGACGCTCGGCTACGCGCTGGACGAAATTCAGGGCAAATCCCACAGCATGTTCGTCGAGCCGGCGCTGCGCGACAGCGCCGAATATCGCGAATTCTGGGCGAGCCTCAATCGCGGCCAGTATCAGGCCGCCGAATACAAGCGGATCGGCAAGGGCGGCAAGGAAATCTGGATTCAGGCGTCCTACAATCCCGTTCTCGACAAAACCGGCAAGCCCTTCAAGGTCGTCAAGTTCGCGACCGACATCACCAACCGCAAAACCAAAAGCCTGGAAGACGCCGGACAGATCGCCGCAATCAGCCGCGCGCAGGCGGTCATCTCGTTCAATCTCGACGGCACGATCCTCACGGCCAACGAGAATTTTCTCAAGGTGATGGGCTATTCCCTTGAGGAAATCCAGGGCAAGTCCCACAGCATGTTCGTCGAGCCGGCGCTGCGCGACAGCGCCGAATATCGCGACTTCTGGGCCAACCTCAATCGCGGCCAGTATCAGGCCGCCGAGTACAAGCGGATCGGCAAGGGCGGCAAGGAAATCTGGATTCTGGCCTCCTACAATCCGATCCTCGACGAGAAAGGCAAACCCTTCCGCGTGGTGAAGTTTGCAACCGACGTGACCGCGCAGAAACTGAAGACCGCGGATCTGGCGGGCCAGATCGCCGCGATCGAGAAATCGCAGGCGGTGATCGAATTCAACATGGACGGCACCGTCATCGGCGCGAACGAGAACTTCCTGAAAGCCGTCGGCTACTCGCTCGGCGAAATCGTCGGCAAGCACCACCGCATGTTCGTGGACCCTTCCGAAAGCGAGGGCGCGCCCTATCGCGACTTCTGGGCCAGTCTCAATCGCGGCGAATATCAGGCCGCCGAGTACAAGCGGATCGGCAAGGGCGGCAGGGAAATCTGGATTCAGGCCTCCTACAACCCGATCCTCGATCTCAACGGCAAGCCATTCAAGGTGGTGAAATACGCCACCGACACCACGGCGCAGGTGCTGGTCCGGATCGGCAACGAGCGCGTCCGCAGCATGATGGAGTCGGTCGCGTCCGGCGCCGAGGAACTGAATTCATCGGTCCGTGAAATTTCCGCGGCGATGACGAAGTCGCGGGAGACCGCGACGATGGCGGTGGACCGGGTCGAAGCCGCCGACACCCAGGCCCAGCGCCTGAACGATGCAGCCCAGTCGATGAGCGGCATCGTCGAACTGATCGGCAACATCACCGGGCAGATCAATCTCTTGGCGCTCAATGCAACCATCGAGTCCGCACGCGCCGGCGAGGCGGGCCGCGGATTCGCGGTGGTCGCGTCCGAAGTCAAGAACCTCGCCAGTCAGGCCAAGCAGGCCACCGACAAGATCGGCCAGGAGATCGACAGCCTTAACAACATTTCCGGCGATGTCGTTGGCGCGCTGGAGAGCATCAAGCAGGCGATCCAGAACGTCAGCGAATACGTGACGTCGACAGCGGCCGCGGTCGAGGAGCAAAGCGTGGTAACCAACGAAATGTCATCAAGCATGCAGCGCGCCGCAGCGGAAGCCGCCGCCATTTCGCAACGGCAAGCGGCGTAG
- a CDS encoding sigma-54 dependent transcriptional regulator has protein sequence MRLLIVGTLKGQLTTATKIAMDNGATVTHAEDSEQAMRVVRGGKGADLLLVDVALDIRDLVIRLEAEHIHVPIVACGITSDARAAVAAIHAGAKEYIPLPPDPELIAAVLAAVANDSRDLIYRDDAMARVVKLAQQIAGSDASVMITGESGTGKEVLARYVHTRSNRAKKPFISINCAAIPEHLLESELFGHEKGSFTGAIARRIGKFEEATGGTLLLDEVSEMDVRLQSKLLRAIQERVIDRVGGTRPVPVDIRIIATSNRNLADAVKAGTFREDLLFRLNVVNLKIPALRERPADILELAQHFAKKYADANGVPLRPISADARRVLTTNRWQGNVRELENTMHRAVLMASGDEIGAEAILSPDGDRMDMAKTPPAVAHATFAAEQVTRALVGRTVADVERDLILETLKHCLGNRTHAANILGISIRTLRNKLNEYADDGQPIPPPGSGEMRGVAAA, from the coding sequence ATGCGGCTTCTCATCGTTGGCACCCTCAAGGGCCAGCTCACCACCGCCACCAAGATCGCGATGGACAATGGCGCGACGGTGACCCACGCCGAAGACTCGGAGCAGGCGATGCGCGTGGTGCGCGGCGGCAAGGGCGCCGACCTGCTGCTGGTCGATGTCGCCCTCGACATCCGCGACCTGGTGATCCGGCTGGAGGCCGAACACATCCATGTTCCCATCGTCGCCTGCGGCATCACCAGCGATGCGCGGGCCGCGGTCGCCGCCATCCATGCCGGCGCGAAGGAATACATCCCGCTGCCGCCCGATCCGGAACTGATCGCCGCGGTGCTGGCCGCCGTCGCCAACGACTCGCGTGATCTGATCTACCGCGACGACGCGATGGCCAGGGTGGTCAAGCTGGCGCAGCAGATCGCAGGGTCCGACGCTTCGGTGATGATCACCGGCGAATCCGGCACCGGCAAGGAGGTGCTGGCGCGCTACGTCCACACCCGCTCCAATCGCGCCAAAAAGCCGTTCATCTCGATCAACTGCGCCGCGATCCCGGAGCATCTGCTGGAGTCCGAACTGTTCGGCCACGAGAAAGGCTCGTTCACCGGCGCGATCGCCCGGCGCATCGGCAAGTTCGAGGAAGCCACCGGCGGCACGCTGCTGCTGGACGAAGTTTCCGAAATGGACGTGCGGCTGCAATCCAAGCTGCTGCGCGCGATTCAGGAGCGCGTGATCGACCGTGTCGGCGGCACCCGCCCGGTGCCGGTGGACATCCGCATCATCGCGACCTCCAACCGCAACCTTGCCGATGCGGTGAAAGCCGGCACGTTCCGCGAGGACCTGCTGTTCCGGCTCAACGTCGTGAACCTGAAGATTCCGGCGCTGCGCGAACGACCGGCCGACATTCTCGAACTGGCGCAGCATTTCGCGAAGAAATACGCCGACGCCAACGGCGTGCCGCTGCGGCCGATCTCGGCGGATGCGCGCCGCGTGCTCACCACCAACCGCTGGCAGGGCAACGTCCGCGAGCTTGAAAACACCATGCACCGCGCGGTGCTGATGGCGAGCGGCGATGAGATCGGCGCTGAAGCCATCCTTTCGCCCGACGGCGACCGGATGGATATGGCCAAGACGCCGCCCGCCGTGGCGCACGCGACCTTCGCCGCCGAACAGGTGACGCGCGCGCTGGTGGGCCGCACCGTCGCCGACGTCGAGCGCGACCTGATCCTCGAGACGCTGAAGCATTGCCTCGGCAACCGCACCCATGCGGCGAACATTCTCGGTATCTCGATCCGGACGTTGCGCAACAAGCTCAACGAATATGCCGACGACGGTCAGCCGATTCCGCCGCCGGGCTCCGGCGAAATGCGGGGCGTCGCTGCGGCATAG
- the fliN gene encoding flagellar motor switch protein FliN, which translates to MSDTDNNVPLPDLNATDAPVADDQAFYDDDDHVGRIAADLEAVFDVPVQVSAVLGRSKMDVANLLKLGPGTVLELDRRVGEAIDIYVNNRLVARGEVVLVEDKLGVTMTEIIKAERA; encoded by the coding sequence ATGAGCGACACAGACAACAACGTCCCACTTCCCGACCTCAACGCCACCGATGCGCCGGTCGCGGACGATCAGGCTTTTTACGATGATGACGATCACGTCGGGCGAATCGCGGCCGATCTTGAAGCGGTGTTCGACGTTCCGGTTCAGGTCTCGGCGGTGCTCGGCCGCTCGAAGATGGACGTCGCCAACCTTCTGAAGCTCGGCCCCGGCACCGTGCTCGAACTGGACCGCCGCGTCGGCGAGGCGATCGACATCTACGTCAACAACCGGCTGGTCGCGCGCGGCGAAGTCGTCCTCGTCGAGGACAAGCTCGGCGTCACCATGACTGAAATCATCAAGGCGGAACGCGCCTGA
- a CDS encoding FliH/SctL family protein, with protein sequence MGAPAKFLFDLDFATPDAAKERAASAVEIAQQIAEAEARAYRAGYDAAQREAKAESDRRVALAVEEIGTAIKAIAGRFSTIEERMETEAVDVALAVARKLCTELIAAEPLTEVMALVSDCFRHLTSTPHMVVRINDTLYDAARDQIEQAAKRNGFEGRLVILAEPDVVSGDCKIEWADGGVTLDRSTIEAKINELVGRYLASRNQAGIPGHEDRP encoded by the coding sequence ATGGGCGCACCCGCTAAATTCCTGTTCGATCTCGACTTCGCGACGCCCGACGCCGCCAAGGAGCGTGCCGCGTCCGCGGTCGAAATCGCCCAGCAGATCGCGGAAGCCGAGGCGCGGGCCTATCGCGCCGGCTACGACGCCGCACAGCGTGAGGCCAAGGCCGAGAGCGACCGGCGCGTGGCGCTGGCGGTCGAGGAAATCGGCACTGCGATCAAGGCGATTGCCGGACGCTTCTCGACCATCGAGGAGCGGATGGAGACCGAGGCGGTAGATGTTGCGCTCGCGGTGGCCCGCAAGCTCTGCACCGAACTGATCGCGGCCGAACCTCTCACCGAGGTGATGGCGCTGGTCAGCGACTGCTTCCGGCACCTGACATCGACCCCGCACATGGTGGTGCGAATCAACGACACGCTCTACGACGCCGCGCGCGACCAGATCGAACAGGCGGCCAAGCGCAACGGCTTCGAGGGACGGCTCGTCATTCTGGCCGAGCCCGACGTCGTCTCCGGCGACTGTAAGATCGAATGGGCCGACGGCGGCGTCACGCTCGACCGCTCCACCATCGAAGCCAAGATCAACGAACTCGTCGGGCGCTATCTGGCGTCCCGCAATCAGGCCGGCATCCCCGGCCATGAGGATCGACCATGA
- the fliG gene encoding flagellar motor switch protein FliG, with the protein MATTPALTDNANVNVTANTNDIAGVVATLASRQSGRAKSKPLSGPKRAAIMMLALGEQYGGKVWSMLDDDEVRELSVVMSSLGTVEADVVEDLMLEFVSRMSASGALMGTFDATERLLQQYLPSDRVNGIMDEIRGPAGRNMWEKLSNVQEEVLANYLKNEYPQTIAVVLSKLKPEHAARVLAILPEDMALDVVNRMLKMEAVQKEVIERVEQTLRVEFMSNLSQTRRRDAHEVMAEIFNNFDRQTETRFITSLEEDNREAAERIKALMFTFDDLVKLDAGSAQTLMRHVDKDKLGIALKGANETVRDFFMGNMSSRAAKMLLDDMAAAGPVRLRDVDEAQALLVNLAKDLAAKGEIMLQKNRADDELVY; encoded by the coding sequence ATGGCAACGACACCCGCACTCACCGACAACGCGAATGTCAACGTCACGGCCAACACCAACGATATCGCTGGTGTCGTCGCCACATTGGCCAGCCGCCAGAGCGGGCGCGCGAAAAGCAAGCCCCTGTCCGGACCGAAGCGCGCCGCCATTATGATGCTGGCGCTCGGCGAACAGTATGGCGGCAAGGTCTGGTCGATGCTGGACGATGACGAGGTGCGCGAACTGTCGGTGGTGATGTCGTCGCTCGGCACCGTCGAGGCCGATGTGGTCGAAGACCTGATGCTCGAATTCGTATCAAGAATGTCGGCCTCCGGCGCGCTGATGGGCACGTTTGATGCCACCGAGCGGCTGCTGCAGCAGTATCTGCCCTCGGATCGCGTCAACGGCATCATGGACGAAATCCGCGGGCCGGCCGGCCGCAACATGTGGGAAAAGCTTTCCAACGTGCAGGAAGAGGTCCTCGCCAACTATCTCAAGAACGAATATCCGCAGACCATCGCCGTCGTGCTGTCGAAGCTGAAGCCGGAACATGCCGCGCGGGTGCTCGCGATCCTGCCCGAGGACATGGCGCTCGACGTCGTCAACCGCATGCTGAAAATGGAAGCGGTGCAGAAGGAAGTCATCGAGCGCGTCGAGCAGACGCTGCGTGTCGAATTCATGTCGAACCTGTCGCAGACCCGCCGCCGCGACGCCCACGAGGTGATGGCGGAAATCTTCAATAATTTCGACCGTCAGACCGAAACCCGCTTCATCACCTCGCTTGAAGAGGACAATCGCGAAGCCGCCGAGCGGATCAAGGCGCTGATGTTCACCTTCGACGATCTTGTGAAGCTCGATGCCGGTTCGGCGCAGACGCTGATGCGCCACGTCGACAAGGACAAGCTGGGCATCGCCCTGAAGGGCGCCAACGAAACCGTTCGCGACTTCTTCATGGGCAACATGTCGAGCCGCGCCGCCAAGATGCTGCTCGATGACATGGCCGCGGCGGGACCGGTGCGGCTGCGCGACGTCGACGAGGCGCAAGCGCTGCTGGTCAACCTCGCCAAGGATCTCGCGGCCAAGGGCGAAATCATGCTGCAGAAAAATCGCGCCGACGACGAGCTGGTGTACTGA
- the fliF gene encoding flagellar basal-body MS-ring/collar protein FliF, whose protein sequence is MQGLFSFLKGLGAARMAAMAAVTLALVGFFGFVIMRVTTPPMTTLFTDLTYEDSSAIIKDLERQGIPYDMKNDGSVIMVPKDKVTRLRMKLAEGGLPKGGGIGYEIFDKSDALGSTSFVQNINHLRALEGELARTIKAIDRIQAARVHLVLPERPLFSRETPEPSASIVLRVRGALEPQQVRAIRHIVASAVNGMKAQRVSIVDESGQLLANGASGDTTGDGSGDERRASFEKRMRDQVEAIVSSVVGSGRARVQLSADFDYNKITQTSDKFDPEGRVLRSSQSREESAATANANDGQVTVANELPGAQGQGGASSPKDQSKKSEEINNYEISRVTKTEVTEAGRVNRISVAVLVDGSYSKNDKGEIVYAARPKEDLDRIATLVRSAIGFDQKRGDQVEIVNLRFAESPSVIPTETPKGLLGMFQFTKDDIMYFVELGVMLVLGLIVVFMVVRPLLKRVLAADPAAAIAAPLPALPETTAAPTQQQISNATSQMIDVAQVQGQVHAQSVHRVGELADRNPNETATIIRQWLSEPA, encoded by the coding sequence TTGCAGGGTCTGTTTTCCTTCCTGAAAGGTCTGGGTGCGGCGCGGATGGCGGCTATGGCTGCCGTAACGCTCGCCCTCGTCGGATTCTTCGGCTTCGTCATCATGCGCGTCACCACGCCGCCGATGACCACCCTGTTCACCGACCTCACCTATGAAGACTCCTCGGCGATCATCAAGGATCTGGAACGCCAGGGCATTCCCTACGACATGAAGAACGACGGCTCCGTCATCATGGTGCCGAAAGACAAGGTGACCCGGCTGCGCATGAAGCTGGCCGAGGGCGGCCTGCCCAAGGGCGGCGGTATCGGCTACGAGATTTTCGACAAGTCCGACGCCCTCGGTTCCACCAGCTTCGTCCAGAACATCAATCACTTGCGCGCGCTGGAAGGCGAACTGGCCCGCACCATCAAGGCGATCGACCGCATTCAGGCCGCGCGCGTACATCTGGTGCTGCCGGAACGGCCGCTGTTCTCCCGCGAAACGCCGGAGCCCTCGGCCTCCATCGTCCTGCGTGTCCGCGGCGCGCTGGAGCCGCAGCAAGTCCGCGCCATCCGTCATATCGTGGCTTCCGCCGTCAACGGCATGAAGGCGCAGCGCGTCTCCATCGTCGACGAATCCGGGCAGTTGCTGGCTAACGGCGCGTCGGGCGATACCACCGGCGACGGCAGCGGCGACGAGCGCCGCGCCTCGTTCGAAAAGCGCATGCGCGATCAGGTCGAGGCGATCGTTTCCTCGGTGGTCGGCTCCGGCCGCGCCCGGGTCCAGCTCTCCGCCGACTTCGACTACAACAAGATCACCCAGACCTCGGACAAGTTCGATCCGGAAGGCCGCGTGCTGCGCTCCAGCCAGTCGCGCGAGGAATCCGCGGCCACCGCGAACGCCAATGACGGCCAGGTCACCGTCGCCAACGAACTGCCCGGCGCCCAGGGACAGGGCGGCGCCTCCTCTCCGAAAGACCAGAGCAAGAAGAGCGAGGAAATCAACAATTACGAGATTTCCCGCGTCACCAAGACCGAGGTGACCGAAGCCGGCCGCGTCAACCGCATCTCGGTCGCGGTGCTGGTCGACGGCAGCTATAGCAAGAACGACAAGGGTGAGATCGTTTACGCCGCGCGCCCGAAGGAAGACCTCGACCGCATCGCCACGCTGGTGCGCTCCGCCATCGGCTTCGACCAGAAGCGCGGCGATCAGGTCGAGATCGTGAACCTCAGATTCGCGGAATCGCCGTCGGTGATCCCGACCGAGACGCCCAAAGGCCTGCTCGGCATGTTCCAGTTCACCAAGGACGATATCATGTACTTCGTCGAGCTGGGCGTGATGCTGGTGCTGGGTTTGATTGTGGTCTTCATGGTGGTCCGCCCGCTGCTCAAGCGCGTGCTGGCCGCCGATCCGGCGGCGGCGATCGCCGCTCCGCTCCCCGCCTTGCCGGAAACCACCGCCGCGCCGACCCAGCAGCAGATCAGCAACGCCACCTCGCAGATGATCGACGTCGCGCAGGTCCAGGGCCAGGTCCACGCCCAGTCGGTGCACCGCGTGGGCGAACTCGCCGACCGCAACCCGAACGAGACCGCAACCATCATTCGTCAGTGGCTTTCAGAACCGGCTTGA
- a CDS encoding DUF1153 domain-containing protein, producing MTEPHRPRVKYVIGPDGSPLTIADLPAPGTKRWVIRRKAEVVAAVRGGLLSLEEACSRYTLTVDEFLSWQFSIDQHGLAGLRTTRIQQYRQ from the coding sequence ATGACAGAACCCCACCGCCCGAGGGTGAAGTACGTCATCGGGCCCGATGGCAGTCCGCTGACGATCGCGGATCTTCCCGCGCCCGGTACCAAACGGTGGGTGATCCGCCGTAAGGCCGAGGTTGTGGCCGCAGTCCGCGGCGGCCTGCTCTCCCTTGAGGAAGCATGCAGCCGTTATACCCTGACGGTTGACGAATTCCTGTCCTGGCAGTTCTCCATCGACCAGCACGGTCTGGCCGGATTGCGCACCACCCGCATCCAGCAGTATCGCCAGTAA
- a CDS encoding flagellar hook capping FlgD N-terminal domain-containing protein produces the protein MAVDATTLPMPTSAPAATTGTNTNTGSGSSTSTGIADNFQSFLLLLTTQLQNQNPLDPLDTNQFTQQLVQFAQVEQQLKSNDQLASLVAIEKSAQSTQALVFVGQTVAVDGSTAHFDGNATWNLNAPSDTSATVTITDKTGQTAYSGNFQIAKGNASFVWDGKGADGKQWPAGDYKMTVTAKDSNGKDVAISTEVQGVVDSVDLTASPPLLSIGGQNYTTDQIKRIVRPSTTT, from the coding sequence ATGGCCGTTGATGCAACCACATTGCCGATGCCGACCTCCGCGCCGGCTGCTACAACCGGCACGAACACCAACACCGGCTCAGGTTCGAGCACCAGCACAGGCATTGCGGATAACTTCCAGTCCTTCCTGCTGCTGCTGACCACGCAGCTGCAGAACCAGAATCCGCTCGACCCGCTGGACACCAACCAGTTCACGCAACAGCTCGTGCAGTTCGCGCAGGTCGAACAGCAGCTGAAGTCGAACGATCAACTGGCGTCGCTGGTCGCCATCGAAAAAAGCGCGCAGTCGACGCAGGCGCTGGTGTTCGTCGGCCAGACCGTCGCGGTCGACGGCAGCACCGCGCATTTCGATGGCAACGCCACGTGGAATCTGAATGCGCCGAGCGATACCAGCGCCACGGTCACCATCACCGACAAGACCGGACAAACCGCCTATTCCGGCAATTTCCAGATCGCAAAGGGCAACGCCAGCTTCGTCTGGGACGGCAAGGGCGCCGACGGCAAGCAATGGCCGGCCGGCGATTACAAGATGACGGTGACGGCCAAGGACAGCAACGGCAAGGACGTCGCGATCTCGACCGAGGTTCAGGGCGTGGTGGACTCCGTCGATCTCACGGCCAGTCCGCCCCTGCTGTCAATCGGCGGACAGAACTACACCACCGACCAGATCAAGCGCATCGTGCGGCCAAGCACGACGACTTGA
- a CDS encoding flagellar hook-length control protein FliK has protein sequence MFSVTPEPAVSNSAFAPQAKQPRADQPPSDGFAALVESNTTATSDSRSAPDAPLPPRRDQQDARRSDGPPANSDAPRRDTSSALNDKSSSAQQDTDPSAPKDAAASGDKAPGKAKASGDKTSDGDKTQDAQTDATATDPAVAATVIDAVAVVVAVVTAPVATPATGDGASSTPAAIAASAAAAATAAIAAASAPAPQDDAVQAKTPATVQTAATAADAAAEPVAMPVTEAASETTAAQIIVAAGSLNSAPGKTEGSAKQAETAAAAKESKDGKQATDKSSVSTVTDQAIKPETGASDAGGKPEQQDKTATADTLSSEHAVKTAPQGEHRAPAPAPLVASQPDPGSQSPAFMPQQPVQTHAANLTAIPVAPAQTMLAAETPVPLNGLAADIALRAAGGSSRFEIRLDPAELGRIDVRLDVDKHGNVTSHLTVERPATLDMLRNDAPRLQQALEDAGLKTGDSGLQFSLRDQSSSGQNSDNGSGRNSQRVIITDEDTVPAQIAGRTYGRMLGSSGGVDIRI, from the coding sequence GTGTTCAGCGTCACTCCGGAACCAGCCGTCTCGAACTCCGCCTTTGCGCCGCAGGCCAAGCAGCCGCGCGCCGATCAGCCGCCTTCGGACGGATTTGCCGCCCTGGTGGAAAGCAACACCACCGCGACCTCGGATTCCCGGTCTGCGCCGGACGCGCCGCTTCCCCCACGCCGCGATCAGCAGGATGCGCGCCGTTCCGACGGCCCTCCGGCCAATAGCGATGCGCCGCGACGGGATACGTCCTCCGCATTGAACGACAAATCATCCTCCGCGCAGCAAGATACCGATCCCTCCGCGCCGAAGGATGCCGCCGCCAGCGGCGACAAGGCGCCCGGCAAGGCCAAGGCCTCCGGCGACAAGACATCCGACGGCGACAAAACCCAGGACGCACAGACGGACGCGACAGCCACCGACCCCGCCGTAGCCGCGACCGTGATCGATGCTGTCGCGGTGGTTGTTGCCGTCGTCACCGCGCCCGTCGCAACACCGGCCACCGGCGATGGCGCTTCTTCAACACCAGCGGCGATTGCTGCGTCGGCCGCCGCCGCGGCAACTGCCGCGATAGCGGCTGCCTCGGCTCCGGCGCCGCAGGACGATGCGGTGCAGGCGAAAACACCAGCCACGGTGCAGACCGCCGCGACAGCCGCAGACGCAGCGGCCGAACCGGTCGCGATGCCGGTAACCGAAGCTGCATCGGAAACAACCGCCGCGCAGATTATTGTCGCGGCCGGCTCACTCAATTCCGCGCCCGGCAAGACCGAAGGGTCCGCAAAACAGGCCGAGACCGCCGCCGCAGCCAAGGAAAGCAAGGACGGCAAGCAGGCCACCGACAAATCCTCCGTCTCGACCGTGACCGATCAGGCGATCAAGCCCGAGACCGGCGCATCGGATGCCGGCGGCAAGCCGGAGCAGCAGGACAAGACGGCAACCGCGGACACCCTTTCCTCCGAACATGCCGTCAAGACGGCACCGCAAGGCGAACACCGCGCTCCGGCACCTGCGCCGCTGGTTGCGTCCCAGCCTGATCCGGGTTCGCAGTCACCAGCCTTCATGCCGCAACAGCCGGTACAAACCCATGCCGCGAACCTGACAGCCATTCCGGTGGCCCCGGCGCAAACGATGCTGGCCGCGGAGACGCCGGTGCCGCTCAACGGCCTTGCCGCCGACATCGCACTGCGCGCGGCGGGCGGCAGCAGCCGTTTCGAAATCCGCCTGGATCCCGCCGAGCTTGGCCGGATCGATGTGCGGCTCGACGTCGACAAGCACGGCAACGTCACCTCGCACCTGACGGTGGAACGGCCGGCGACGCTCGACATGCTGCGGAACGATGCGCCGAGGCTCCAGCAGGCGCTGGAAGACGCAGGCCTGAAGACCGGCGATTCCGGATTGCAGTTCAGCCTGCGCGATCAGTCGTCCTCGGGCCAGAACAGCGACAACGGCTCCGGCCGCAACTCGCAGCGCGTTATTATTACCGACGAAGATACGGTGCCCGCACAGATCGCAGGCCGCACCTACGGCCGCATGCTCGGATCGAGCGGCGGCGTCGACATCAGGATTTGA
- the mnmA gene encoding tRNA 2-thiouridine(34) synthase MnmA, whose product MLNSLDLEGRPEDTRVVVAMSGGVDSSATAALLKAEGYDVVGITLQLYDHGAATHRKGACCAGQDIHDARDVAARIGIPHYVLDYESRFRESVIESFAESYVHGETPVPCIECNRSIKFRDLLTTARELGAKALATGHYVSSRRLDDGSRALVCAADAERDQSYFLFATTQDQLADVRFPLGDMTKAQTRELARRFGLSVADKHDSQDICFVPTGRYTDVIERLKPNAMEPGDIVDLNGRVLGRHQGIVGFTIGQRRGLGIAAHAPLYVVHLDADTRRVVVGPREALNVRRILLRDINWIGDGELDRAVGDGLEIFVKVRSTRAPQPAWLRRVGAAYEVELADGEEGVSPGQACVFYDAPAGQARVLGGGFISAAPRIVRPAASLREALAG is encoded by the coding sequence ATGCTCAACAGCCTCGACCTCGAAGGTCGCCCCGAAGATACCCGGGTCGTCGTCGCCATGTCCGGCGGTGTCGATTCCTCGGCGACGGCTGCGCTTTTGAAGGCCGAAGGCTATGACGTGGTCGGCATCACCCTACAGCTTTACGACCACGGCGCCGCGACCCATCGCAAGGGCGCCTGCTGCGCGGGACAGGACATTCACGACGCGCGCGATGTCGCGGCGCGGATCGGCATTCCACATTACGTGCTCGATTATGAGAGCCGTTTCCGCGAGTCGGTCATCGAGAGCTTCGCCGAAAGCTACGTGCATGGCGAGACGCCGGTGCCGTGCATCGAGTGCAACCGATCAATCAAGTTTCGCGATCTGCTGACCACCGCGCGTGAACTTGGCGCCAAGGCGCTCGCCACCGGACATTATGTCTCGTCACGCAGACTCGATGACGGATCGCGCGCGCTGGTCTGTGCCGCAGATGCCGAGCGCGACCAGAGCTATTTCCTGTTCGCGACCACGCAGGATCAATTGGCCGACGTGCGCTTTCCGCTCGGCGACATGACCAAGGCGCAGACCCGCGAACTCGCGCGCCGGTTCGGACTGTCGGTGGCCGACAAGCACGACAGCCAGGACATCTGTTTCGTGCCGACCGGCCGCTATACCGACGTGATCGAACGGCTGAAGCCGAATGCGATGGAGCCCGGTGACATCGTCGATCTCAACGGCCGCGTGCTCGGCCGCCATCAGGGCATCGTCGGTTTCACCATCGGCCAGCGCCGCGGTCTCGGCATTGCGGCGCATGCGCCGCTGTATGTGGTGCATCTCGACGCGGACACGCGCCGCGTCGTGGTCGGTCCACGTGAGGCGCTGAACGTCCGCCGGATCTTGCTGCGCGACATCAACTGGATCGGCGACGGCGAGCTTGATCGCGCGGTCGGCGACGGCCTCGAGATTTTCGTCAAGGTGCGGTCCACCCGCGCGCCGCAGCCGGCATGGCTGCGGCGGGTCGGCGCTGCTTACGAAGTCGAACTCGCCGATGGCGAGGAGGGCGTGTCGCCCGGACAGGCCTGCGTGTTCTACGATGCGCCTGCGGGGCAGGCCCGCGTGCTCGGTGGCGGCTTCATCAGTGCCGCACCGCGCATTGTCCGGCCAGCGGCCAGCCTTCGCGAAGCCCTTGCCGGATAA